CTGATTACCCACTAAAAAAGGTGCGTATATGCATTTAAATACCCTACCTTCTTTTCCTCTTATTTCAGACTCTACATCTTTACCTTGCATTGTTTTCTCTATACATTTTAAAAATTTATTTTTATCTTTAATATTATCATTTAAAAACATACTAAGCTCTATTTTATAGCTATATTCAGAATAACACTGCCACATATTTGTAAAACTTTTATCCTCATTTAATATATAACCATTTTTATCTATTATAAATGTACAAGTTTGATTTTCACCTATTATTACTTTAAGTAAATCTTGTTTTCTTTTTATGCTTTCATTTATTGTATTTGTTATATTTCCATTTAGTTTTAAGTTTTCTTTTACTTCTTTTAATTTAATATTACTTTTTTGTAGCTTTTCATTAATTTCTACTTTCAGATTGTATCTATCTTTTAGATTTATATTAAATGTCTTGTTGAAAATGTAAATGGAACATATAATTTCTAGTACACAATTAACAGTCTTAATGATTGAATTTGTTGGATTTAACATATACAAACATAGTCCAAATATCATTAAAGTTATAGTAAAAAAATTTAATAAATTAATTTTATATCTTATAAAATTAATTATGCTTATACATAATGTATTCATAACTACTAATATAGCTAAAAAAATCATATATGACTTTAATTGTATCAAATTGTGTAAAGCTAATAATACATAACCTAAAATTAAATTTATATAAAAGCCAGTTTTATTTATTTTACTTTTATTATCTTTTATGCTAATTTGTAGTATTGATAAAATAGCAATACTTAGATATACATAATTAAAACTAATCAAACTTTCATTATGTATTATATAAACTACTTTTAGTAATAAAATAATTATAATATTTTGTAACAATATAAAATTTTTATCTGTTTTATTTACACTAAAGCGTGAATATAATACATATAAACTCATCATAAATAAAGATATACTAATTATATTTATATACATACTAATACTCCCTTTTTTAAAAGTTATATTTAATAACTATAATTAAAATATATGTCTGAGAATTCTATGTCTATTTTTTCATTATCACTAAAATCGTATCCACTATCTATTTTTTCTAATAATTTATCTGCTTCAGCACTTTCTTTTAATATTAATATAAATTCACTTCCTTTATTAATTTTACTGTTAACTGCTATTTCAGCATTATGTACATCTGCTAGTTTTTTTACTAAAGATAAACCGATACCACTGCCTTCAGCACCTCTTGATAGTGTTCTATCTACTTGTTCAAAATTTTCAAATATTATATCTAATTTATCTTCTGGGATACCTTCACCTGTATCCGCCACGGTGATATATACTTCATCCTTTTTACAAGTGATTATTATATTTATATTTCCACCCTTTGGTGTAAACTTTATAGAATTTGAAAGTAGATTTAATAAAATTTTTTCTATTTTTTCTTTATCTATCGCCATTATTTTTTTATTTGTATCTGATTTAAAATAAATAGATAGTCCTTTTTCATCAGTATATCTTTTTGTCTTTTCAACAATGTCAGTAGTTAAATTTATTAAATCATATTTTTTTATATCCATCTTGTATGTCCCATTTTCCAAATGACCAATTTGTTGAATATTATCTAATAGCCTCATTAGCCTATAACAATTTTGCTTAACTAATCTCGTGTAATTATCAATATAGTCAGATTCATACTTTTCTTTATTCAGATAAAGTATTTTGTTGGTTTCAAATATAGTATTAATCGGCCTTTTTATATCATTTGCCACATTAGCTAAAAATTCAGCTTTGAACCTACATTTATTGCTTATTTCATCTAGCATTTCTTTCATTTGCTGAGTTTTGTATTTATCATCTAATGTTCTAACTACTACTAAAAAAGCATTATCTTCATATCTATCAATTATTGCCATATCTATTTCTTTAATTTTATTTGTGTTAGTATAAAACTTTTTAAACTTACCATAATTACATTCATTCAAATAATTTTTTATTATGCTATTTAAGTTTTCAACTCCAATATTTTTTAATATTTTCATCATCGCTTTATTTCTATATATATGATTATTAGTGTTTTTATCTATTATAACAACACCTTCTGGAAGTGTTTGAAGTAATAACTTATATGTTTTTTCACTTTGTTCTATATCAGTAATAGCATCTTCCATTTTAGTTATATCGATAGCTATTGTAAGTAACATTTTTATATTATTTAATAAAATTGTTGTTGTTATAAACTCAATAGTTTTTCCATCTTTAGTTTCTATCTTTGTAGATATTTTTTCAGTTTTTCCCATGCATACTAAGTTAATATTATTTATAAATTTAGCTTTAAATATTTCATCTGTTGATAAAATTAGATCTTCAATAGATAAATTTTTTTGATCTTTATTTAAATTAAATAGACTAACAGCTTTATTATTTATGTATTTTATACTATTCATATTATGAATTATCACACCATCATTTAAAACATCCATTAATTTTTTATATCTTTCTTCACTTTCCTTTAGCTTATTTTTAATTAATGTACTTTCTGTTATATCACTTAAAACGCAAATAATAACTCTATTTTCATTCAATACTTCTTTAACGCATTCAAACTTATATATCTTCCCATCATAACACTTTAGATTTTTTTCTATATTTAAGTTTTGAATTCCATCCAAAATATCTATTGAATTTAAGAATTTTGAATTTATACAATTAAAAATATCAATTTCATTTTTATCTGAATCTATATTCATCATTATCTTAAATGCCTTATTTATATAAATACATTCTTTATCCTTGTTTAGAACGAAAATAGAATTTTTTGAATCCATAATTGAATTTTTTATATCTTTATTTAACTCTAATATTTCATTTTTATATTGGTTTTGTAAATCACATGATAATAAGATTTTATTAGTAATTTCTGAGATTTGTTTTTTATTAGAGCTTAATTTCATTTTTTCTTTTTTTATCTCATTTTCTTTATTTTTTATACAATTTATAATTATAAGTTTTGATACAAATAAATTTAGTATAATCTGTATAATTAATCCATCCTGAATTTTCATTGATATACTTAAAATATTTAAAATACTTAGAAGTCCTATAACTATGAATGAGATATTTTTTAATTTAAACTGATTTTTAAAACTCTTAATAACTATTAATATCATAGCTATCGAAATTGTTAATAAATAAGCTTTTAAATTTAAAATTAATATAATAGCATGAATGAAAAAAACAAATGCTAAATATATAAAAGCTTTTTTATTGTAAGTTTTAAACAAAATAGCTGATATAAACATAATAGATATAATTATCGTTAAATTAAAAAGTTCTAATGTATCAACATTCATAGTTAGTTCCTCCATTCTCATCACCATCCACTCAATTTTATTATTTTGCGATATATATTTACTTTTTACTTCTACTTTCCTTATTGACTTTTATATATAATTGTACTTTATTTCCTTTTTTTGCTATATAAATAATAGTAGCACATTGTTTTATTTTTTTTTGTCAGTTTTTGAGCACTTTTTATTAAAATTATTTGCTATAAAATAATGATTTTTGTTGAACTTTCTAAGTTTATTTCTATTTTTTTGTTTTTATATAACAAAAAAAAGCCTATGTAAGGCTTTTTTCTGATTTAAGCTCTTTTCTTAATTTCTTAAGAGCTCTTTTTTCAATTCTAGATACATAAGATCTAGAGATATCAAGTTTTTGTGCTATTTCACGCTGGGTTTTATATCCACAAGTAGTTAATCCATATCGTAGAAGTACTATTTCTTTTTCTCTCTTAGTTAAGATTTTGTCCAATTGCTCATATAGTTTACCAATCTGAACTTTTAGCTCAACTTGATCTAAAATATAATCAATATCGGTACCTAATACATCAATTAAACTAATTTCATTCCCCTCTTTATCCATTCCAATAGGGTCTTGAAGAGATACTTGAACTTTATTTTTTTTATTTGTTCTTATATTCATTAATATCTCATTTTCTATGCACTTAGATGCATAAGTTGCTAATCTTGTACCTTTATCTACGTTATAAGTTTCTATAGCTTTTATTAATCCTATCGTACCAATGGATATAAGATCATCTTGATCCTCACTAGAATTGTTATACTTCTTAGCAATATGTGCTACTAGTCTCATGTTTCTTTCAATTAAGATTTCTTTTGCATTTTCATCTTTGTCTTCTTTAAATTTTGTTAGATATGTTACTTCTTCTTCAGGGGTTAATGGTTTTTCAAATGATTTAAGAATAGTCAACAGGCCACCCCCTTCTTATGGTGTTTCATTTTAAATTATATGAAAGTGGCCTGTTTAAATTGCTTGTTTTTTTATATTTATTTTTATTTATTTACTCAATTGTGTGCATATTTCTTTAAACATTGGTACTGCTGACTTGCTTTTTTCTTCCGTTCCTTCTACTAACACAGTGATTGCATACTTCGGTACCTTCTCTGGATAAAATCCTGTTATCCATCCATGATTAACTTCTTTTTTGTTTAATGTACTTTGAGCTGTCCCCGTTTTAACTCCACATCCACCATTTAAATCTTTTAAATCTTTACCTGTACCTTCTTTTGATACACCTTTCATCATCTCTTTAACTAAAGTAAGAGTATATGGTGATATAATTTCTTCTGGCTTTGAAGTTTTAAATGTTTTAATCATGTTCTTATTTTTATCTAATATGCTATCATAAATATATAATTGTTTATATGTACCATTATTAGCTATTATTTGAGTCATCTGATTTATTTGTAACGGTGTAAATCCTAAACTTCCTTGGCCTATCGCAAGGTTATTTATAGGTATACTATCTGGTATTTTTCTATTATTTTCTTCTTCTAATCCAATATCTACAGGTTCATTTAGATGTAGCCTTTTTGCACATTCTATAATTTTTTCTTCACCAACTTTTTTAGCTATATCAAAGAATGCTGTATTACATGAATTTGCAAATGCTTGTTGTAATGTCTGTATGCCATGCCCATCTCTTTTATGGCAATTTAAAATTTGCTTAGTTTTACTGCTTACTTCCACTTTTCCAATACAATTGTATGTATAATTTTCATCTATTACACCTGCATCTAAAGCCGCATAAAGTACAACTAATTTAAATACAGATCCTGGAGGATATATACTTTGCATTGTTCTATTTACAAGCTCTCCTTTTTCACTT
Above is a genomic segment from Romboutsia lituseburensis containing:
- a CDS encoding PAS domain-containing sensor histidine kinase: MNVDTLELFNLTIIISIMFISAILFKTYNKKAFIYLAFVFFIHAIILILNLKAYLLTISIAMILIVIKSFKNQFKLKNISFIVIGLLSILNILSISMKIQDGLIIQIILNLFVSKLIIINCIKNKENEIKKEKMKLSSNKKQISEITNKILLSCDLQNQYKNEILELNKDIKNSIMDSKNSIFVLNKDKECIYINKAFKIMMNIDSDKNEIDIFNCINSKFLNSIDILDGIQNLNIEKNLKCYDGKIYKFECVKEVLNENRVIICVLSDITESTLIKNKLKESEERYKKLMDVLNDGVIIHNMNSIKYINNKAVSLFNLNKDQKNLSIEDLILSTDEIFKAKFINNINLVCMGKTEKISTKIETKDGKTIEFITTTILLNNIKMLLTIAIDITKMEDAITDIEQSEKTYKLLLQTLPEGVVIIDKNTNNHIYRNKAMMKILKNIGVENLNSIIKNYLNECNYGKFKKFYTNTNKIKEIDMAIIDRYEDNAFLVVVRTLDDKYKTQQMKEMLDEISNKCRFKAEFLANVANDIKRPINTIFETNKILYLNKEKYESDYIDNYTRLVKQNCYRLMRLLDNIQQIGHLENGTYKMDIKKYDLINLTTDIVEKTKRYTDEKGLSIYFKSDTNKKIMAIDKEKIEKILLNLLSNSIKFTPKGGNINIIITCKKDEVYITVADTGEGIPEDKLDIIFENFEQVDRTLSRGAEGSGIGLSLVKKLADVHNAEIAVNSKINKGSEFILILKESAEADKLLEKIDSGYDFSDNEKIDIEFSDIYFNYSY
- the sigK gene encoding RNA polymerase sporulation sigma factor SigK codes for the protein MTILKSFEKPLTPEEEVTYLTKFKEDKDENAKEILIERNMRLVAHIAKKYNNSSEDQDDLISIGTIGLIKAIETYNVDKGTRLATYASKCIENEILMNIRTNKKNKVQVSLQDPIGMDKEGNEISLIDVLGTDIDYILDQVELKVQIGKLYEQLDKILTKREKEIVLLRYGLTTCGYKTQREIAQKLDISRSYVSRIEKRALKKLRKELKSEKSLT